One genomic segment of Phyllopteryx taeniolatus isolate TA_2022b chromosome 12, UOR_Ptae_1.2, whole genome shotgun sequence includes these proteins:
- the LOC133486841 gene encoding prefoldin subunit 2-like, with amino-acid sequence MAANANNTASQPGSSGGGKQSSLSAEQVVATFQKMRQEQRNMASKAAELEMESNEHSLVIETLKGVDPSRKSFRLVGGVLVERTVKEVLPALQSNKEQLSKIIESINTKMQEKGRELTDYRERYNIRLVGEGDAQGQSTASSKDSEGGGGAGVLVS; translated from the coding sequence ATGGCTGCGAACGCTAACAACACGGCTTCCCAACCTGGTAGCAGTGGCGGAGGAAAACAGTCCAGCCTCTCCGCCGAACAGGTGGTGGCAACATTTCAGAAGATGCGTCAGGAGCAACGCAACATGGCCTCTAAAGCAGCCGAGTTAGAGATGGAATCGAATGAACACAGCCTAGTCATTGAGACCCTGAAGGGCGTGGATCCATCCCGGAAATCCTTCCGTCTTGTTGGCGGCGTGTTGGTGGAGAGGACAGTGAAAGAAGTTCTGCCGGCATTGCAGAGCAACAAGGAGCAGCTCTCCAAAATAATTGAGTCCATCAACACCAAGATGCAGGAGAAGGGGCGTGAACTCACAGACTACAGAGAACGCTACAACATTCGCCTGGTGGGCGAGGGAGATGCGCAAGGCCAGTCGACGGCATCCTCCAAGGATAGTGAAGGAGGCGGCGGAGCTGGTGTTTTGGTTTcatag
- the LOC133486727 gene encoding kininogen-1-like isoform X1 encodes MYGNNQGNQYPQGYPNQPGGCPQYPPGGYPQYPPGGCPPQPCCTPCCESGHGHGHDHGHDHDHGHGHGHGHDHGHGHDHGHGHDHGHGHGHGHDHGHGHGHGHDHGHGHGHGGHCHGKHKHKHGHKHGKCHKKGKDCHGSSSSSCSSDSD; translated from the exons ATGTACGGGAACAACCAAG GGAATCAGTACCCTCAGGGCTACCCCAACCAGCCTGGGGGATGCCCGCAATATCCTCCTGGAGGATACCCTCAGTATCCACCAGGTGGCTGTCCTCCTCAGCCCTGCTGCACACCTTGCTGTGAATCGGGTCATGGACATGGGCATGATCATGGGCATGACCATGATCATGGGCATGGGCATGGCCATGGTCATGATCATGGCCATGGTCATGATCATGGGCATGGCCATGATCATGGGCATGGGCATGGCCATGGGCATGATCATGGGCATGGCCATGGACATGGACATGATCATGGACACGGGCATGGGCATGGTGGTCATTGTCATGGCAAACACAAGCACAAGCATGGCCACAAGCATGGCAAGTGCCACAAGAAAGGAAAGGACTGCCATGGG tcATCCAGCAGTTCCTGCAGCAGCGACTCTGACTAG
- the LOC133486727 gene encoding kininogen-1-like isoform X2, translating to MYGNNQGNQYPQGYPNQPGGCPQYPPGGYPQYPPGGCPPQPCCTPCCESGHGHGHDHGHGHGHGHDHGHGHGHGGHCHGKHKHKHGHKHGKCHKKGKDCHGSSSSSCSSDSD from the exons ATGTACGGGAACAACCAAG GGAATCAGTACCCTCAGGGCTACCCCAACCAGCCTGGGGGATGCCCGCAATATCCTCCTGGAGGATACCCTCAGTATCCACCAGGTGGCTGTCCTCCTCAGCCCTGCTGCACACCTTGCTGTGAATCGGGTCATGGACATGGGCATGATCATGGGCATG GCCATGGACATGGACATGATCATGGACACGGGCATGGGCATGGTGGTCATTGTCATGGCAAACACAAGCACAAGCATGGCCACAAGCATGGCAAGTGCCACAAGAAAGGAAAGGACTGCCATGGG tcATCCAGCAGTTCCTGCAGCAGCGACTCTGACTAG